Below is a genomic region from Xanthocytophaga agilis.
CCATCCGAGATGAAAAAAAGGTGGTTTTAGGTTTCTCTCCTTATAAATATGACACTGGATTCCTGAATTTTCTAATCAGGCATGAAACTTTTTATACTGCAGTTCAGTATATGTCTTTTGCAGTAGCAGGATTACCTTATATGGGTGTTGGCCGTAATCTTAGTTATAGGAAGTCACTTTTCATACAGAATAAAGGATTCCACTCACATTTAAGAGTAGTAGGGGGGGACGATGATTTATTTGTGGGAGAAGTGGCTAACAAAAAAAATACTTCAATATGCATTTTACCTGAGGCCTTTATGGTTTCTGAGCCCAAATCTACATTTAAGACATGGTTCAGACAGAAAAGAAGACACTTGAATGTTGGGAAAAAATATAAATTGCGTAATAAAATCTTATTAGCTATGTTGTCACTGTCTCAATTATTATTTTGGATTTGTGGCATACTTTTAGTCAGCTTTCAAGCGTTTATACCTTTTGTAGTAATAGGTTGGCTGATACGTACCATAATACAAACATGGTTATTATATCGTATTGCCAGACGTTTGGATGAAAGTATTGAATGGTATACATTACCTTTATTTGATTTCTTTTATACATTTTACTACATGTTCATTGGAACCTGGGCTTTATTTACAAAACGTGCCTCATGGAGTTAGATAAAGAATTCTCATCGAAAGCCTTAGAAGATTTTAAGCTGGTAGACCAGGCTATTGGTGGTGACCAGAAGGCATATGCCGAGTTAATGAAACGGTATAAGAAACCACTGTACCATACAGTATTGAAAATGGTCCGGAATGTTGATGATGCAGAAGACCTGACAATCGAGTCTTTTGCCAAAGCGTTTCGTAATCTGGATAAGTTTAAGAAAGATTTTAGTTTCAGCACCTGGTTGTTTCGTATAGCGACTAATAATTGTATTGACTTTTTACGTAAAAAGAGATTGGATACCATGCGTATTGCAGGCTCATTGCGTGATAGCAATGGTGATGAAGTAGCTATTGAAATAAAAGATAGCAAACTGAATCCGCAGGAAGAAGCTATTAAAGATCAGAAGAATGAAATCATTCGGTTGATTATACATAAGTTGCCTCCAAAATACCAGACTCTTGTAAACCTGAGGTATTTTCAGGAGCTTTCTTATGAAGAAATTGCAGATGAATTACAAGCTCCTTTAGGAACTGTCAAGGCTCAACTGCACCGTGCCAGAGAATTACTCTATGACCTGGTA
It encodes:
- a CDS encoding glycosyltransferase, with protein sequence MISELPLFTHYPPYINILFCVFVGTIIISLFYQLFFFSRLAFYKEIQQKESEQEWPGVSVVVCAWNELENLKKLIPLLLKQNYPHFEIVIVDDRSDDECYDFLLFESFKHPQLNLVRINDTPDHISSKKYALTLGIKAAQYDIILLTDADCLPESENWISYMTSPIRDEKKVVLGFSPYKYDTGFLNFLIRHETFYTAVQYMSFAVAGLPYMGVGRNLSYRKSLFIQNKGFHSHLRVVGGDDDLFVGEVANKKNTSICILPEAFMVSEPKSTFKTWFRQKRRHLNVGKKYKLRNKILLAMLSLSQLLFWICGILLVSFQAFIPFVVIGWLIRTIIQTWLLYRIARRLDESIEWYTLPLFDFFYTFYYMFIGTWALFTKRASWS
- a CDS encoding RNA polymerase sigma factor → MELDKEFSSKALEDFKLVDQAIGGDQKAYAELMKRYKKPLYHTVLKMVRNVDDAEDLTIESFAKAFRNLDKFKKDFSFSTWLFRIATNNCIDFLRKKRLDTMRIAGSLRDSNGDEVAIEIKDSKLNPQEEAIKDQKNEIIRLIIHKLPPKYQTLVNLRYFQELSYEEIADELQAPLGTVKAQLHRARELLYDLVKDKQEHI